In Festucalex cinctus isolate MCC-2025b chromosome 1, RoL_Fcin_1.0, whole genome shotgun sequence, the sequence aatatcttcgtcctgacgaaCAGGACGTGAAGCCTCCtcatgttaaaaaggaggaagaacatcctcacatcgaagaggaggaaaagcccgttcgtgtcaaagaggaggaggttgaggatgatgtcaccaagtcgccaccgaccttcgcccctttaaagggtgaagatgaagacaagggtgagagtgaggaggatGGCGGGGCGGAgcttccaagcagcagctcaactcaACACATGACGACAGAAGGTGATGCAGAACACTGGTGACCACCACAGGCACAAATTCATGATGACATAAGAACTAGAGATGgacctatattttttttttctgggccgataccgatggggattattagtagtcaaggaggtagataaccgatatttgaagccgattataagaaaggggggggggtaattagtgtcaaatttttctaaaatacaaaagccaatcttgactttgttggaTTGTCTAAAAAGTGAAAGTAAGCAAATAACTACCATATCACTCTAGTTTTCAagagtaaatatttttccacaaaattaaaaaaaaacaaaaaaaaaaaacacctgaaatcttaaacttcacatttctgtcacaaaaacaaatggttatAAAGTGAACTGAAAATTTTGATCAATAGCTCCCAGACCCTAAACTGGTTTtcggccgtcagattttgaaaaaggccaatgccgatattcgtcaaaatgcccaatatcggcgccgataatcggcctataTCGGGCTATGTTAGATATATGTGTGTTAATATGTTATATAACTGTTaggaataggggtgtgaattgcctagtacctgacgattcgattcgtatcacgattcacaggtcacgattcgattcgataccgattaatcccgatacgaatttataagtcgattgttgcgattttttttcattcaaatttagaaaatactaatcagtaagcttgtagagtgtaagatttatatgaaaatgtcttatttatttatctgaaatttcagtcttatagaggttgtaatctgtttcatgtttgaacagcattaaaataaaatattaaggcttaatgttccgttcatataacattcttccatgctcaaggtgtgaatccttaaaaaaaaaaaaaaaaaaaaaaaaaatcgaaaaaatcgattcagccgattattgaatcgattcgagaatcgcgcgatgtagtatcgcgatatatcgccgaatcgacaCCCCTAGTTAGGAATGTTCTcaatgtggtaaaaaaaattttttgctcAAACTGGAGTTTGAAAGCGCACACAACACGGGAAAAAAGTTTCGCTCAGAAGTCAACTTCTGCAACAgacaaaagaacacaaactgGTGAAAAACCTTCCGTCCATCGATCAAAGTGCTCCATGTACGGTGTTGTcgccaacccttttttttttttcccaactcacacttgaaatttgacttgaccaacccaaatATTTGTTGGGAGTTAATAATTGCACCTCGACCATCACACATAATCCGCTGTCACTTGTTCCTCTCTGCAACGAGTGAGCAGGAAGTGACAAGTTTGTCCTGAAATGAAAGTCGCAAAAGTCATACCTCCCTTCAAAAATGGAAGCAACCACAGTTTTacaaattatcgaccaatttctttattgccgcaattttcaaaaaattttgaaaaactttttttttttttttattctcgttTGGAAagttttcttgaaaaatatcAACTAATACATAAAGGTCAATATTGTTTCATAGCAAATAGAACTATGGCAATGGCAATAATTGATGCAACTGAAGAAATCACAAATGCACTCGACACAGAAAATTGCAGTTGGGGTCTTCATTGAtctcaaaaaagcttttgatacaatTAACCATTCTATTGTAGTAAATAAATTGGAACAATATGGGATTAGAGGAGTTGCTGGTGACTGgattaaaagttatttaaaagAAAGGTTGCAATATGTTCAAATGGGGCAGCACATATCTGGACAACTTGGCATTGCTTGTGGTGTTCCCCAGGGGTCCGTATtagggccaatattatttaatatgtaaattaactcttttactgccacacgttatcaaaaaacaacccccaaagcCAGCGgatttttagcattttaacttattttttgatgtaaactgaaaattatattgttttgctacatatataacatgggtgccacatgaaagatcacattacattctttcattagaaaaaaaaaagtgtgtttctaccttattccgttctttagtaatcaccatttgaaaacaggtcatttgacattgagcgaaaattgggggaaaaaaaaaaaagatacattttctccacaacagtgactttcataccaatattttttgtttagtgacgctccgtcaaattaggtttaatgtgacaaaggctgtgATCATTCAcgacagccttgaaaacgttcgatttcaccagattgcgtcatggttcattgtaattcgcagctctagttagggcccgagcagcttccGCTGTGaggttaaataaacttgagttgagttgagttgagtaattccatacaccggcagcccattgacaagagatacaatgctgccatctgctggccatagttagtggatgtatttgatttcacaactcattgacctggCTGTGCTGCACTTggatgttgcactgaccactgatatattaaaaactaaaaatgtaacTTGAACTTAAAGttcatggcggcatacatcgtgattttactaaacgttattaaacgtttttggcggtcaaagagttaataacatTTTCAGTGTGTCTCAGACATTCAAACTTGTACTTTTCGCGGATGACACTAATATATTTTGTAGGGGTAATAATTATAATGAGCTTGTGAGTGCTGTGAATAATGAacttgatgaaataaaaatgtggattgatgtgaataaattatcgttaaatgtagaaaaaacaaacaataatctTTAGTAAATCTAGAATACATTTTGAATCGCAGATAACTATAGATGGCATCCTAATTGATAATGTAAGTGAGATTAAATTTGTCGGtgttataattaataaatttatCTTGGAAAGCCCAtatcagacacacaaaaaataaaatctctaaaTGCCTCCCAATTTTGAATAAAGTAAAGTCATGTCTTGATGAGGATTCTCTCCGTACATTATATTGTACGCTGGTCCTCCCTTACTTCACATATTGTGTTGAAGTGTGGGGTAACACCGACCAGTGTACAATAGAGCCATTcatcatattacaaaaacgtgctTTGCGGATTATACATAAAGTTGGATTTCTTGAACATACACACAGTCTTTACTCAAATTTAAAGATCTAGTTAAATGTAATACTTTGATAATCTGatataaagcatttaataaattattgccaattaatCTACAACAGTTATTTCAACTTAAAGAGTTAGTTCATAATTTGAGAGGATATGGAGACTTTATAATGCCCAAATTTAGAATAAATTGCAAACGTTTTTGTGTGTCAGTATGTGGTGTGAAATATTGGAATAGTCTGGGTACTCGACATAAGCGatcccaaaatattttcagatttaaaatgttatataaaaacatggtttgGTCACAATATGTCGGAGGACCTTGAATTTATAAATAGTTGGTGTAAATGTGTCCTTGCTGCTACTACTGCTGTTATTGTCTATTACTAAAGTtatgtatgtttatgtcttattcttggaATATAGAATGTATTACCATCGTTGGTATGAACCATAAAAATGTGATATCTGTTACCTACGAAAACATCATCACCATTATTAGCACTTAATAATTCAGTTAATGGTATGCCATTATATTGTCTATATAtatgataaaaacattttttaagataGAAAGATTGTAACTTGCaggaagtactgtatatttgtaattttatagattatcattattattattattattattattattattattattttaaagagctcagaattgttcattcggtagtcttaccgattcaacgtcttgtcatcattgctctttttttttttttttttgcgcgcgcacgcacgcaaacgcacgcaaacgcacacacgcaaacgcacgcacacatacacacacaaaaaaaataataataaaaataataattttatagatTAGAGAcggggtgggattaaataagttttcttcttcccactccctttcaggcagaatcaaattttcctcttttcttatttattttttctctgttcatattatgaaactacagtatgacttgttggtgctgtgttcaactgtacactattgcgtgaaataaatgaaaatgaaatgaaatgtgtttctcttcttgtgtcctgcagatgtCGGCGAAAAATATCTTTGTCTTGATGAACAGGAGGTGAAGTCTCAtgtggaagaggaggaagagcatccatattttaaagaagaaaaaaagaccctttgcgtcaaaaaggaggaggttgaggatgacgtcaccaagtcaccaatgaccttcgcccctttaaagagtgaagacgaagtcaagggtgagagtgaggagggcagaggggcggagcttccaaacagcatctcaactcctcaaaacatgattccagaaagtgatgcagaccactggggaccatcaaaagcaaaaagtgatgacataaggtccctttcttctaatgatgatgacaatgatgataatctggatGGTAATGGTGACAGGTCATGTCACACTGACGGCAAATCTTgggaatgttctcactgtgggaaaacattgagtagAAAAGGAAGTTTGACaattcacttgagaagacacactggggaaaaaactttttcttgtttagattgtggcaaaagcttctctgacaagtcatatttaacaaaacatacaagaacacacactggggaaaaacctttttcttgtttagattgtggcaaaagcttctcttcgaagtcacatttaacaacacatacaagaagacacactggggaaaaacctttttcttgtttagattgtggcaaaagcttctcttgcaagtcagatttaacaagacatacaagaatTCACacaggcgagaaaccttttccttgctcagattgtggcaaaagcttctttgacAAGTCGAATTTCAaagcacatacaagaagacacactggcgagaaacccttttcttgctcagattgtggaaaacgtTACTTTGCCaagtgggatttaaaaaaacacacaaagtcacacactggggaaagacCTTTTGCTTGTGCACACTGTGGCAAAGGCTTCTCTTACAAGTcatctttaacagcacatataaGAAGCCACAGTGGCGAGAaaactttttcttgctcagattgtggccaaAGCTTCTCTCGcaggtcagctttaacaacacataaaagaatccatactggcgagaaacccttttcttgctcagattgtggcaaaagcttctctttgaagtctaatttaacaagacatacaagaagacacactggcgagaaacctttttcttgctcagattgtggccaaagcttctcttcgaagtcaaatttaacaacacatacaagaacacacactggggaaaaacatttttcttgctcagattgtggcaaaagcttctcccgGAAGCCAGAATTAacgatacatacaagaagacacactggtgagaaacttTTTTCTTGCtccgattgtggcaaaagcttctttgacAAGTCGAATTTAAAAGCACataaaagaacacacactggcgaaaaacctttttcttgctcagattgtggaaaacgcTTCTCTGACCAATCATGtttcaacaaacacacaagatcACATGGTgcgaaggaaccattcagttgcggtgtttgtgctaaaagattctcttctaaatatcttgctgagagacacgagtgtgctggtgagaatagcagccatctttgaagcttaaaAAATTGAAGGGAAGTGAGTCTGGTATGTTATTTTGTAATAAAACATTGAAAGCTACCGAGGTCTGTCATGATTCACGttcattactcaagtaaaagtatagATTAGATATTAGGATTTCAGAAGACTTAAAAAGTATAAACTCCAGCATCTTAGTTTTAGTGTAAAagtaatgctttcaaaactgctcaacctgtaaatattcAAGTTTTTAACGTTTTCTGTGAATGTGGTTAGACgttgtcaatgtatgttctttttgtaattttgggagctatttttgtttgctttgcgtCTGAATGTTGTTTATGGTTGTGTTAGTTGATGTTCGTAGGTGTTGTGTTTTtacttgtgtgaagcacattgagttgccttgtgtatgaaatagcaATAAAGCCACCTTGCTTTGCCTTGCCAATTTCCCCAAATAAGTGTTGAGAATACCTTCAGGGACACACAAAGCTGTCTGGGTTTAAAATTTGCTGTTGAACAGTGtcatcactgaaatgattgatgCAAATGTCCTATTCTTTGTATACAATATTAAAAGAGTGACTGTAGACAAGCTGGCCAGGCTAACTCAACCCGAGCTCAAACCACCACAGCTCCGTGCTAGCTAACGTGCCATATGCTAGTCTTTGGATGTACAATATGTACAATATTCAGATATAAGAACAAAATTGTATCCATATACGATTTTTcagtttgcatgtaataatgtacaagTGCCTCTTGGCAGCTTGTAAGGACGTCAAATGGAATGTTCCGGTGCTCTGGAATACCCTCCCCTCGGAGGTCAGAGCTGCTACCTCTGTAGAAGCGTTTAAATTACTCTTGCATTTGGCTGAATGTTGTGGTCCTGGTGACTGCCGCTCGCTCTAGACTGTAAATTgaagactattattgtacagaaaatataaggaacaatgggtTTTATATCTagattatccactcaattcaacacatgttCAACATGCATgttcaaaactaaaaaaagaaattaaaaaaataaaaagttgatgagtcgttaaaaatatgagaagttgagtcgatttaaaaaaaaaaaaaaaaaaaaaagttgttagtCACAGTCCTATTTTTAGCCTTCCTTAGCCCGTGACAGAACGGCTTGCTTGCTAATGCTCCCTAGCATAAGCATGCCGCCACCAGCAGATATAAACAATGCGCATATTGGCTTGGAGCGATGTTGTGTATGAACTATAACCGATCATCTGCGTCACTGGAGGATCGCGATAGTGACAGTACTATCAACTCccacttgaaatttgacttgaccgaaccaaatgtgtgttttgtcttcttgtgtcctgcagacgtcgctgagaaatatcttcgtcctgaccaagaggacatgaagcctccgaatgttaaaaaggaggaagaacatccttacatcgaagaggaggaaaagcccgttcgtgtcaaagaggaggaggttcaggatgacgtcaccaagtcaccaatgaccttcgcccctttaaagagtgaagatgaagtcaagggtgagagtgaggagggcagaggggcggagcctccaaacagcgTCTCTACTCCTCAAAATATGATGACAGAAAGTGATTCAGACCATTGGGGATCATCAcgagcaaaaagtgatgacataaggtctcTTTATTCTTATGCTgactttgatgatgatgatgataatctggATGGTAATGATGAACGCACTGAGGGTGAcaggtcgtgtcacactgacgacaaatcttgggaatgttctcactgtgggaaaacattgagttcaaaaggaGGTTTTAACAAtcacttgagaagacacactgggggaaaacgttttgcttgtacccagtgtggcaaaagcttctttcagaagtcagatttaacaacacataaaagaatccatagtggtgagaaacctttttcttgctcccattgtggtaaaagcttctcttcaaagtcacatttaaccagACAtataagaacccacactggcgagaaacctttttcttgctcatatTGTGGCAAAACTTACTGTCAGCAGTcagatttaaaaatacacacaagaagacacactggggaaaaaccttttgcttgtacacactgtggcaaaagcttttcTCAGCAGTcaattttaacaaaacatacaagaacacacactggggaaaaaccttttggtTGTACACATTGTGTCAAAAGgttctctcagaagtcatatTTAATAGAACatgcaagaacacacactggggaaaaacctttttcttgttcagATTGTGGTAAATGCTTCTCTCAAAAGTCATCTTTAACAACTcatacaagaagaaaaaaaaatttaagccacacaagaagacacacgggagagaaacctTATTCCTGCTCAAATTGTGGAAGAAGTTTCTCTTACAAGTCAAATTtaagaaaacacacaagaacacacgagctgcttttccaccagcaagaccaggaactttgagttttgGGTCatgggagttcttggttgtaaaagttcagctgaTGTAGAGACAACGCCCCCGAATTCGACCAATCAGCCATGGCCATTGcggcccgccccctcaaagttcttgcctggctcagcaagactcTGCTTCCGAgagagtacttggatgccccctggggaatttaattaccctgctAATTGTTGATGGTGGAAAAAcacccaaactgaattttaccaaggtcaaCTGAAAAGTTATCCAAAAGTTCCAACGGTGGAAAAACCCGTATAGTGAGAACGgagaaggaaccattcagttgcagtgtttgtgttAAAAGATTCTCTcgtaaaaagcttgctgagagacacgagtttGCCGGTGACAATAGCAGCGATCTttgaagctgaaaaaaaaaaatgaagtgaagtgagtctggtgtgctgtaaaagtgtcagtgaattgaataaaaaaaaaaacgaggaaaTATTGGATCCCCCTGCTGCTTATTATTGTTCTTATTATTAGTAGTTGGATTAAAACGCTCGCTCAAACGCTGATCTTTGAATTATTCTCAGATCAATTTATTATAATTCAACTATTCAAATTGTAAGATCAAGttattgaatgttttatttgatgaacaGAAGACAGGGATGTGTCATAAGTCATATCGAATATGGATAGAgtaaaatgtgtgtgtatattcctCTGTTTATATGATGTGTAAATGAGCTCAGCTCATTCTCGAAGTGATGCACCTCATCTCTTCATTCACGCTCTCTCAACACCACCACAATGGATGTCAAATGAAACGGACAAGATGACGTCCCATCTTTATTATGAGCGGGATTTCCCTGCCAACGAGTTTTACAAAACTAAAGTCGCGCTATGCTAACATCGAATATTGCGTTTAAA encodes:
- the LOC144010558 gene encoding uncharacterized protein LOC144010558, which encodes MSARTTPKDEEEHFGVKEENEQHLQPLDDVCEQPRIVLHAADVGEKYLRPDEQDVKPPHVKKEEEHPHIEEEEKPVRVKEEEVEDDVTKSPPTFAPLKGEDEDKGESEEDGGAELPSSSSTQHMTTEDVGEKYLCLDEQEVKSHVEEEEEHPYFKEEKKTLCVKKEEVEDDVTKSPMTFAPLKSEDEVKGESEEGRGAELPNSISTPQNMIPESDADHWGPSKAKSDDIRSLSSNDDDNDDNLDGNGDRSCHTDGKSWECSHCGKTLSRKGSLTIHLRRHTGEKTFSCLDCGKSFSDKSYLTKHTRTHTGEKPFSCLDCGKSFSSKSHLTTHTRRHTGEKPFSCLDCGKSFSCKSDLTRHTRIHTGEKPFPCSDCGKSFFDKSNFKAHTRRHTGEKPFSCSDCGKRYFAKWDLKKHTKSHTGERPFACAHCGKGFSYKSSLTAHIRSHSGEKTFSCSDCGQSFSRRSALTTHKRIHTGEKPFSCSDCGKSFSLKSNLTRHTRRHTGEKPFSCSDCGQSFSSKSNLTTHTRTHTGEKHFSCSDCGKSFSRKPELTIHTRRHTGEKLFSCSDCGKSFFDKSNLKAHKRTHTGEKPFSCSDCGKRFSDQSCFNKHTRSHGAKEPFSCGVCAKRFSSKYLAERHECAGENSSHL